The Candidatus Dependentiae bacterium genomic sequence TTGGATAGAAGGTGCCAAAATACCAACATTTAAATTAAAGGTTAATCAGATCAGCTGGTTTGGCCCGTCTCAGCTTGGTTTTATAGAAAACATTTTAAGAAAAAAATACGATTTACTAGGTTGTCCAATAAAATTTATAGTGATAAAAAAATAAAAATGGCACTTTTAGGTATAGAAAATTTAAGTCAATTTTTTGGTAATAAAAAAATATTGAGTAATATTTCATTTAATTTAAATAAAAATGAGGTAGTTGCATTTTTAGGACCTAATGGTGCGGGAAAGACAACTTTATTGCGATCAGTAATAGGTCTTTTAAAATCACCAAAATATAATATTGAGTCAAACTTAAATATTATTAAATTCAAAAATGAAATAATTAATAATTGGTCTACCAGTAAGCGTATTGAAAATGGTTTATTGTATCTTCCGCAACAAACATCTTTAATAAGGCAATTAACAGTTTTGGATAATTTAAAATTAATATTTAAATATCATAATTACTGGAATAATAAAAAAGAAAAATACGCACAATTTAAAGATGAAATGTATTCATGGCTTGAAAAAACAAACTTACAAGATCACAAAAAACAATTAGCCGTAACACTTTCCGGTGGGCAAAAAAGAAAATTGGAAGTTATACGATCCATACTAATGTACCCTGATGCAATTATGTTGGACGAACCTTTTGCCGGAGTAGATCCAAAATCCATTTATGAGTTAAAAGAAATTTTTGCAAATATGGCAAAAAACGGCATGGCTGTACTTATATCGGATCACAACGTTGATCAACTATTATCAATAGCATCAAGGTGCTATGTTGTAATATCGGGACAAATTATAAAATCCGGCACCATTAAAGATATAATAAATGACAAGACAACAAAAGAGATGTATTTTGGTACACAGTTTTATACAGAAATGTCTACTAAGTTTCTTTAATAAAATAATTAGGAGATAATGATGGAAATAAAAATAACATTCGAGGGCATGCCACATTCGGATGCATTGGAAAAAGTTGCAACTGAAAAAATTTTAAAAATAAAAGAATTAATTAGCGATCCGGAATGGAAAACCCCTAGGTTTGTAGAATTGTGGCTAAAGGCTAATAATCAACACAAACATCATCTTGCAAAATTACATCTTAAAACCCCGGATTTTGATCTAAATTCTCACGATGAAAGTTCCGACATGTATTTGGCTGTTGATAACGCTGTAACTAAAATGATGTCTCTTGTTAGAAAAGAAAAAAACAAAATAAAAGATTTAAGAAAAAAAGCATCCTCTGATAAACAGGATTTTTCAAAAGATAAATATAACTTATAAAATAAAATAGGGGCTTAAGTTTAAAGCCCCTATTTATTATACATATTTATTAGAATCGTTAGAAACACCGTTTGAATTCGTTCTAAAAAGACGGCGTGAGCTACTTGGATCCATTTGCTTTACTTTTTCGCTCAAAATATATTTAATCAAAAGTAAGTTTGTTTTAATTCTAAATTTAATTTCATTTTGTTGATTTAAACTATTTATTGATATGGTAAAATTAGAATCTAATTTATTTTTTAACATTTCAATCAACATAACCGCAAATATAGAAAATTCGCTCATATTACAATCACAAGAATAATAACTTACCTCAGGAATTTTAGACCAATAGTAAGATAAATATATATTCTTTAATCCATAATATTTAATTCCAAAATTAATAACACGCCATACTAAAAAATAAAAATCTGAATCATTATTTTGATTTGAATCTAAGATTAAATAAAATTCACGACATATCTTATTTAATTTTTCACAATATTTTTTTTCTTCAAATTTTATTTTATCCGTTTGATAGGCCATTCGTATTTTTGAAATTTGTTTATCATAATATTCATATGATTTTTTTTTAACATTATCATAATCATCAACAGAAATTATCTCATTTACAATATCTTCAATCTTTTTATCTTTCATTGCAAATAGATTAATTTGATTAAATAAAACAAGTAAAAATAATATCTTTTTCATAATATAAAAATATTTATTAATAATTTATAGTTTCTTTAAATCTTCTATGCGTCCAAAGCCAATTTTCCGGTGATTTTTTGATTGCATTTTCAAGTAAATTTGTGTGTTTTTTTAATATTTCAAATTCAGGATCATTATAACTTACATAATCTTTCGGATAAATAGGCTCACAAATATCCATTTCATAACTAAATAAGTCGTTAGTATAAACAAAACCGGAAACAATTGGTGAATTAGTTTCTAAACTTAATTTTATAAATGCACTATGCAAAAAAGTTCTATTACCAAATAGTTCATATTCACGTCCATCTGGCGAATACGCATGTTGATCGGATGCCAATAACACAATTCCACCATTTTTTAAATGTCGATAAAGAGTAAGTAGCGAATTTTGTTTTGGAATTAATGTATTACCGGAAAATTCTCTATTCTTTTTAATAATTTTTTCAAACCAAGCTGATTTTCTTATTGGATTGTACAATATAAAGCTTTTAAATCCATTTAAAGCTAAAAAATGAGCTGCCAGTTCCCAACTGCCAAAGTGAGCCGTAGATAAAATTACACCACATTTTTTATTTAAAGCGTCTTTAAAAAAATCCAAATTTTTTATTTTAAAATAGTTATTTATTTTATCTTTTTTATAAAAACGAACCAATATAAAATCGGCAAGAGACTGACCTAATAAAGCAAAACTCTTTCTGATAGTTTTTTTGTTGTTTTTAATATCAGAACTATTTTTAGGCACAAAACATGCATTAATATTTTTTATTGCAATATTTTTTCTTTTTTTTGAAAAAGTGTATGTAATAAGTCCCACACATTTAAAAACCAAAATCATAAAAATTCGCAGGGTTGCAAAGATCATACTTTTCCTTTAGAGTAAACCATTACACCTTATTGTAGATTATTGTATAAAATTACCATAAGAGGAATAGTTATGAAAGAACAAATAAACAAAATATTAAAGAGTGGCGATTCAGTAAAAGATATTCTTTCTTACTGGCTTCCTGAAATGATTTCAAATGCCATGTTAATATCTCTTCCCCCAATAATAGATTCTTACATAATTTCAAGTTTAGAATCAACAACAACCTATGGAACACTCGGAATGGTAAATAATTTTTTAGCTTTTTTAATAAAATTAGCTGAAGCTATTCCTGTTGCAGCAATAGCAATAATGGGTAGACATAATGGTGCACAAGAATATGAAGAATGCGGACATGATTTTGGCTCAACATTCTGGACAACAACTCTTATAGGCCTCACATTCTTTTTTATAATATTTTTCGGTTCGGCTCCAATTTTACAATTTATGGGGCTATCACCTAAAATGATTTTACAGGGGCTTCCATTTTTGAGACTAAAATCTATGTCTGTTTTATTAATTTTTATATCGTTAGGGTTTTTTGCATTCATGCGTGCTGTAAAAAATACAAAAGCACCGATGGTCATATATATGATTGGTAATATAGTTTTTGTATTACTTGATTACACATTTGTTCTTGGTAAGTTTGGCGTTAAACAAATGGGGTTGGATGGCTCTGCATATGCAACAATATTTCAATATATTGTGATGATAACAATTGCATTTTTTTACATAATTAATAAAAAAGAATATAAAAAATATTTTGCCCAAATGTTTTTTAACTATTTTAGCAAAGAAAAATTCCTAAAAATCATAAAATTAAGTCTACCAATAATGCTTGATAAGGGCTCACTTGCCGGATCTTATGTATTACTAGCAAAAGCCATAGCTCCTCTAGGTAAATATGCTATGGCATCTTATGGATGCGTAAGAGATCTTGAACGTTTTGCATTTTTACCCGCAATCGGTTTTGCCTCAGTAATAACTTTTTTAGTAAGCAATAGACTCGGTGCAAAAGATTACGACGGCGCAAAAAATAATATTAAAAAAGTTATGATTTTAACTGCGGCAATGCTTGCAATAACACTTTCAATATTATGCATTTATGCAGAAAAATTTGTACAAATATTCGATCATAAGAATAAATTTACAAATTTAGCTGCCCCGGCACTTGTTTTTATAAGTATTTTGGTTGTTTTTGACTTTGTTCAACTTATTTTAGCCGGAGCCTTAAGAGGTGCCGGAGATGTAACCAGCGTCATGAAAGTCAGATTTTTTTCATGTTTATTGTTTTTTACACCATTAGTTACACTTATTTCTCATATGAATATTGAAAATCAAGTTTTAAAATTTGTACTAATTTACGGATCATTTTATATTAATAACGGAATTATGGGATTATTTTTCTTAAAAAGAATAAAATCAGCAAAGTGGCAACATAAAGAAATTTAAATAGGGGAATAAATGGTCAAGCTTGATAAAAAAGAATTACAAAAAATAGCTACTCTTTCAGCTTTGAAAGTAAATGATAAAGAACTTGATGAACTATTAAATCAAATAACAAAAGTCTTAGAATATACAAAAGATTTGGACGAAATAAAAATAAATGTAGAGTCAAAAAATACCAAAAATATAAATATTTTAAGAGACGATATAGCTCAGAGTACTAATTCCAGCGCTATCTTAAGCCAAGCACCGGAAGAAAAAAACTATTTTTTCGTTGTTCCTAAAATATTAAAATAAAAAAATAAAAGGCTTGTAACATATGAAACCGTTCTTAACAATAAAAGAATTAAAAGAAAAGTTAATCAAAAAAGAAATTAATCCATCAGAATCTATTAGTTTTTATTTAAATAGATTAAAAAAATATAAAGATAAATTAAATGCAACCATAGATATTTTTGAACCAAATAATTTAGACAATATTAATATTGATAACAAACGCGTACTGTCCGGCATACCGGGAATATTAAAAAGTAATATTTCTCAAAAAGATAAAAAAATTACCTGTGGGTCTAATATTTTAAAAAATTATACAAGCCCCTATGATGCAACCGTTACCGAAAAATTAAAAAATAGCGGTGCACAAATTTTAGCAACTGCAAATATGGATGAATTTGCCATGGGAAATTCAGGAGAATTTTCAGCCTTTGGAATGTCTAAAAACCCTTGGAATTTAGACTTAGTTCCCGGAGGATCCAGCTCCGGTTCAGCTGCTGCTGTTTGCGCAGGGCTTGTTCCATGGGCACTGGGATCGGAAACCGGTGGGTCAGTAAGACAACCTGCAGCATTTTGTGGTCTGGTTGGTTTATACCCAACATATGGCACATTTTCAAGATACGGAGTTATTGCATTTGCATCTTCAAACGATCAGGTTGGCCCTTTAACTAAAACCGTTTATGATAATGCCCTTATATCATCCATAATAATGGGGCAGGACTCAAAAGATTCAACGACACTTGCCAGAAAGCATGAAGATTTCACACGAAATTTGACCGGTAAATTACCTCAAAATTTAAAAATTGGTGTAATAAAAGATTCTTTGAATTCAAAAAGTGTTGACTCTCAAGTTTTGTCCGGATTTGAAAATGCAATAAATCAACTCGAAAAATTAGGCGCAAAAATTGAATATGTAACATTACCAAATTTAAAATATGGTATTTCAGTTTATTTTATAATCACTCGCGCAGAAGCTGCATCAAATTTGGCAAGATTTGATGGAACATTATACGGATCAAGAGATAAAAGTGCTCAAGAATTAAAAGACCTATATCTAAATACACGCGGTGCCGGATTTGGCATAGAAGTTAAAAGAAGAATATTAACCGGAAATTATGTTTTATCTGCCGATAATAAAAATACATTTTACAACAAAGCCGATATTGCCAGATCTTTATTAAGGCAAGATTTTGAAAATATTTTTAATTCTGTAGATCTTTTAATAAGTCCTACAGTTCCAACTCTACCATTTAAAGTCGGCCAAGAAAGTGCCGATCCATTTAAAACACAGATGGCTGACTATTTCACAGTCCCAACAAATATTACAGGTAATCCCGCGCTTTCACTTCCATGTGGATTTTCAAAAGAAAATTTACCAATAGGTTTTCAGTTTATAGGACCAAGATTGTCTGAAAGTTTAATCTATCAAGTTGCTTATGCATTCGAACAAAGTACAGATTATCACACTAAAAACCCTGCGGGATTTGAATAAATGCAAAAAACATTTTGGACTGAATCTATAAATTTTAAAAATCTAAAAGTTCCAAGATTTATGTCCGCACCAATAGACGGTTTTTTAGATTCACCAATGCGACAATTGATAAGAATCTATTCACCCAATGAACTACTTTTTGGACAAATGCGACATGCTGCATCTGTGGCAAATGCAAAAATCACAGATGAATTCAATATTCAAAAAATAGAGCACCCTCTTTGTTTTCAAATTTCGGCAAACTCTACAAACTTTGTCGAAACCGCAATAGAAAAAATTTTAGAACAAAATTTTGAAATGATAAATCTAAATTCCGGTTGTCCGGCAAAAAAAATTATTGATGCCGGCTCCGGAGCAGCGCTTATGGCGAATATTCCATTATTGAAAGAACTTATAAAAATTTTAGTAACAAAAGTTAATGGAAAAATTCCGGTAACAATAAAAATTAGAGCCGGTTATAATGAAAAAAATGGACTTTATGTTGCAAAAATGAGTGAAGAGCTTGGTGTAGATGGAATAATTATTCATCCAAGATTAAAATCACAAGGTTTTACCGGTGAGCTGGATTTTGATATTGTGAGAAAAATTAAAAAAGCCGTTAAAATTCCGGTAATTTTTTCCGGAAATATCGTAGATGCACAAACTGCAATAAAAACTTGTGAATTAACCGGTGCTGATGGTTTTATGATTGGCAGAGCTTTTTATGGTGAACCATGGAAAATCAAACAAATTTTATCTACACTCACAAATGAACCTTTTGAAATCTCAGAAAATGAAAAACTTGACATTGCAATAAAGCACTTAAAACTTAATTCTAAATATTATGGATTACATCATGGATTTAATGCAGTAAAAAAACATCTACCGTTTTACGTAAGAGAAATACACGATGCAGCTAAAATAAGAAATAGTTTAGTTTTAGCGCAAAGTGAACAAGAAATAGAAAATATTTTAAATAATTTAAAAAAATAAAATAAAAAAAATGAAAAAGAGATTTAGTAAAAAAATAAACAAAAATAAATTTTTCAAAATTATAATAATTTTATTTTCAATTCTTTTAATATATAAAATAATAACTCAAAAAAGATCCGGGTTGGAAAATTTTATTTCGAATGTCTCTTATCCATTTCTAGTTGTTTGCAATAAAATTGTCAAACCTGTAGAAGCTGCAGCTTTACGAAAAAAAAATTACGCACAACTTCTTTCAGATAATATAATATTAAGAGAAGACAATGAAAAACTTTTACAAGAAAATATTGAATTAAAATCTTTAATAAATTTTGATGAAAAAAGTAAAGATCTTCTTGATTTTAAAAAACGTTATGCTTTAGAAAATGTTATTTTTGCAAATATAATTTTAAAAAATATTTCACATGCAGAACAATATTTTTTAATAAATAAAGGTAAAAATCACGGTATTGAAAAAGATATGGTAGCAATATACAAATTTCAAATTATCGGAAAAATTTCCGACGTATCAAAATGGCACAGCAAGATAACTTTAATAACTGATAAAAAAAATAAAATTAGTGCTTACAGCAATAAAACTCACTCAAATGGAATTGTAGAAGGCTCAAACGATATTAATAAACTAAATTTCAGTTTTGTTTCGCATTTGTCAGAGCTTGAACTCGAAGATTTTGTAATATCAAGCGGTAAGGGATTGGTTTATCCTGAAGGCTTTTGTCTTGGCAAAATCACAAATATAGAAAAACAGGATTTATATTACAAAGTAGATATAGAACCGTTGATAAAAATTGAAGAACTTGAAAATTGTTTAATCACAAGCCAAGAGATTATAAACGACAGTTTTCAAAGCCTAAACACCGTAAATCAATCTTAATAATTTAGGCAAATCACTTTTTGCTTTTTTACCAGACGCAATTAATTGTATAACTTGCTCCGGGAACATCCAATGTCCCTCAATAAAATCGTTTTTATTAAAATCAGGATCTTTTTCATAATCTATTTCATAAACAGTCTGAAAGGCAGAAACGTTATGCTTATGTGGCACAAATAATCCTATTTTTCTATAAACAACTTGTGTTAAGTCTATATTTAATTCTTCCAAAAGCTCTCTTTTAAAAGATTGATCATAAGATTCACCACTACTTACATGACCACCAACACTCATATCTAAGTGTAATGGGAATAATTTTTTGGTAGCAACACGCAATGGTATCCAAATTTCGCCTTGAGAAT encodes the following:
- a CDS encoding ATP-binding cassette domain-containing protein, translated to MALLGIENLSQFFGNKKILSNISFNLNKNEVVAFLGPNGAGKTTLLRSVIGLLKSPKYNIESNLNIIKFKNEIINNWSTSKRIENGLLYLPQQTSLIRQLTVLDNLKLIFKYHNYWNNKKEKYAQFKDEMYSWLEKTNLQDHKKQLAVTLSGGQKRKLEVIRSILMYPDAIMLDEPFAGVDPKSIYELKEIFANMAKNGMAVLISDHNVDQLLSIASRCYVVISGQIIKSGTIKDIINDKTTKEMYFGTQFYTEMSTKFL
- a CDS encoding HPF/RaiA family ribosome-associated protein; its protein translation is MEIKITFEGMPHSDALEKVATEKILKIKELISDPEWKTPRFVELWLKANNQHKHHLAKLHLKTPDFDLNSHDESSDMYLAVDNAVTKMMSLVRKEKNKIKDLRKKASSDKQDFSKDKYNL
- a CDS encoding lysophospholipid acyltransferase family protein → MILVFKCVGLITYTFSKKRKNIAIKNINACFVPKNSSDIKNNKKTIRKSFALLGQSLADFILVRFYKKDKINNYFKIKNLDFFKDALNKKCGVILSTAHFGSWELAAHFLALNGFKSFILYNPIRKSAWFEKIIKKNREFSGNTLIPKQNSLLTLYRHLKNGGIVLLASDQHAYSPDGREYELFGNRTFLHSAFIKLSLETNSPIVSGFVYTNDLFSYEMDICEPIYPKDYVSYNDPEFEILKKHTNLLENAIKKSPENWLWTHRRFKETINY
- a CDS encoding MATE family efflux transporter, with the translated sequence MKEQINKILKSGDSVKDILSYWLPEMISNAMLISLPPIIDSYIISSLESTTTYGTLGMVNNFLAFLIKLAEAIPVAAIAIMGRHNGAQEYEECGHDFGSTFWTTTLIGLTFFFIIFFGSAPILQFMGLSPKMILQGLPFLRLKSMSVLLIFISLGFFAFMRAVKNTKAPMVIYMIGNIVFVLLDYTFVLGKFGVKQMGLDGSAYATIFQYIVMITIAFFYIINKKEYKKYFAQMFFNYFSKEKFLKIIKLSLPIMLDKGSLAGSYVLLAKAIAPLGKYAMASYGCVRDLERFAFLPAIGFASVITFLVSNRLGAKDYDGAKNNIKKVMILTAAMLAITLSILCIYAEKFVQIFDHKNKFTNLAAPALVFISILVVFDFVQLILAGALRGAGDVTSVMKVRFFSCLLFFTPLVTLISHMNIENQVLKFVLIYGSFYINNGIMGLFFLKRIKSAKWQHKEI
- the gatC gene encoding Asp-tRNA(Asn)/Glu-tRNA(Gln) amidotransferase subunit GatC, which translates into the protein MVKLDKKELQKIATLSALKVNDKELDELLNQITKVLEYTKDLDEIKINVESKNTKNINILRDDIAQSTNSSAILSQAPEEKNYFFVVPKILK
- the gatA gene encoding Asp-tRNA(Asn)/Glu-tRNA(Gln) amidotransferase subunit GatA, giving the protein MKPFLTIKELKEKLIKKEINPSESISFYLNRLKKYKDKLNATIDIFEPNNLDNINIDNKRVLSGIPGILKSNISQKDKKITCGSNILKNYTSPYDATVTEKLKNSGAQILATANMDEFAMGNSGEFSAFGMSKNPWNLDLVPGGSSSGSAAAVCAGLVPWALGSETGGSVRQPAAFCGLVGLYPTYGTFSRYGVIAFASSNDQVGPLTKTVYDNALISSIIMGQDSKDSTTLARKHEDFTRNLTGKLPQNLKIGVIKDSLNSKSVDSQVLSGFENAINQLEKLGAKIEYVTLPNLKYGISVYFIITRAEAASNLARFDGTLYGSRDKSAQELKDLYLNTRGAGFGIEVKRRILTGNYVLSADNKNTFYNKADIARSLLRQDFENIFNSVDLLISPTVPTLPFKVGQESADPFKTQMADYFTVPTNITGNPALSLPCGFSKENLPIGFQFIGPRLSESLIYQVAYAFEQSTDYHTKNPAGFE
- a CDS encoding tRNA-dihydrouridine synthase is translated as MQKTFWTESINFKNLKVPRFMSAPIDGFLDSPMRQLIRIYSPNELLFGQMRHAASVANAKITDEFNIQKIEHPLCFQISANSTNFVETAIEKILEQNFEMINLNSGCPAKKIIDAGSGAALMANIPLLKELIKILVTKVNGKIPVTIKIRAGYNEKNGLYVAKMSEELGVDGIIIHPRLKSQGFTGELDFDIVRKIKKAVKIPVIFSGNIVDAQTAIKTCELTGADGFMIGRAFYGEPWKIKQILSTLTNEPFEISENEKLDIAIKHLKLNSKYYGLHHGFNAVKKHLPFYVREIHDAAKIRNSLVLAQSEQEIENILNNLKK
- the mreC gene encoding rod shape-determining protein MreC, with the protein product MKKRFSKKINKNKFFKIIIILFSILLIYKIITQKRSGLENFISNVSYPFLVVCNKIVKPVEAAALRKKNYAQLLSDNIILREDNEKLLQENIELKSLINFDEKSKDLLDFKKRYALENVIFANIILKNISHAEQYFLINKGKNHGIEKDMVAIYKFQIIGKISDVSKWHSKITLITDKKNKISAYSNKTHSNGIVEGSNDINKLNFSFVSHLSELELEDFVISSGKGLVYPEGFCLGKITNIEKQDLYYKVDIEPLIKIEELENCLITSQEIINDSFQSLNTVNQS
- a CDS encoding NUDIX domain-containing protein; translated protein: MDELLDLVDENDIVIETMWRSEVHAKGLSNFRAINAFLKNSQGEIWIPLRVATKKLFPLHLDMSVGGHVSSGESYDQSFKRELLEELNIDLTQVVYRKIGLFVPHKHNVSAFQTVYEIDYEKDPDFNKNDFIEGHWMFPEQVIQLIASGKKAKSDLPKLLRLIYGV